CAAGCATCATGGGGTGTCTCCCCAACGCTTCCCTTTGTACCTCAAGGAACTGGAGTTCCGCTACAATCATCGCCAGGAGGACATCTTCCCTCGGTTAGTTCAGTACCTCTGCGATTTTGTGCCAAACCTTACCTAATCACCTTATACAAATGCTTGCAAAGTGGGCCGTACCGGATTCGAATTGGTCTGACCCGCGCCTATTGCGCCTCCCTACCACGCCCCCCGTAGCACCTCCGCCAGCTCGCTCACGTCGCGTATCTTGCGCGCGTTGCGGAACAGGAAGAAGTCCGTCATGGCGTCCGCAGCGACGGCGTCGCACGCCTCCCGCGGGACGCCGACCTCGCCGAGGCGCAGCGGCATGCCCAGGTTACGCAGCAGCCCCTCGATGGCCGCGTGGGCCGCTAAAGCGGCCTCCTCGTCGCTCATCCCTTTCGTCCGCGCGCCCAGCGCCTCCGCCAGCCGCGCCTGCCCCGGCAGCGTCGCCGCCAAGTTGAAGCGCAGGCAGGGCACGGTCACGATGGCGTAGGCCCCGCCGTGGCCCACTCGCGGG
This sequence is a window from Dehalococcoidia bacterium. Protein-coding genes within it:
- a CDS encoding DDE transposase, whose protein sequence is KHHGVSPQRFPLYLKELEFRYNHRQEDIFPRLVQYLCDFVPNLT